A genome region from Hevea brasiliensis isolate MT/VB/25A 57/8 chromosome 7, ASM3005281v1, whole genome shotgun sequence includes the following:
- the LOC110632492 gene encoding E3 ubiquitin-protein ligase RING1, which produces MDLDPDPARIKIGLLPNNLNAFCAADCDSHNIDGKCNGACFQICPNICKTFGLNGIPFPLFPRSQPPPQPPVTLNLPTPVDEAQKHLIATAMIIMGCLIGGIFIVCILCAILRARSSRQRRSRSSRSGPPLFFGTQADFLDEDQGPEINHPTWFIRTVGLQQSVIDSISVFKYKKDEGLIEGTECSVCLNEFQEDESLRLLPKCSHAFHIPCIDAWLRSHKNCPLCRAPIVCDKFEVQIDLSVPNSSDLNSRGETQIESSENNSGLLSNQLGEDGTSEVRNGDDMNYALPTEDEANSGNSKMGLNLSVLRNHSRVKSDLVDRLRTVETEMQPMGWSVSTDSSADVAIYNDEANVFPGKHEENLDVQILELKYSKLKNVSKRGSSGNLSFGKLAKSSSIGHALQKGPISMKRSFSSSGKSSSCRHSRSQDSILPL; this is translated from the coding sequence ATGGATCTTGATCCTGATCCTGCTCGTATAAAAATAGGACTTCTACCAAACAACTTGAATGCCTTTTGTGCAGCAGATTGTGATTCTCATAATATTGATGGCAAGTGTAACGGTGCTTGCTTCCAAATCTGTCCTAATATATGTAAAACCTTTGGTCTTAATGGAATTCCATTTCCTCTTTTCCCCAGATCacaaccacctccacaaccaccaGTAACTCTAAATCTGCCAACTCCAGTCGATGAAGCGCAAAAGCATCTAATCGCAACTGCTATGATAATCATGGGTTGTTTGATTGGTGGTATATTTATTGTTTGCATCTTGTGCGCAATTTTAAGAGCTCGCTCCTCTAGGCAGAGACGTTCAAGAAGCTCACGAAGTGGTCCACCTCTATTTTTTGGCACCCAAGCGGACTTTCTTGATGAAGACCAAGGACCAGAAATCAACCACCCTACATGGTTCATCAGAACTGTCGGTCTTCAGCAATCTGTTATTGATTCCATTTCAGtctttaagtataaaaaagatgAAGGGCTGATAGAAGGTACAGAATGCTCTGTTTGCTTGAATGAGTTTCAAGAAGATGAGAGTCTTAGGCTTTTGCCAAAGTGTAGTCATGCTTTTCACATTCCTTGTATTGACGCTTGGTTAAGGTCACACAAGAATTGCCCTTTATGTCGTGCCCCTATAGTATGCGACAAGTTTGAGGTTCAGATTGATTTATCAGTGCCTAATTCAAGTGATCTGAATTCAAGGGGAGAAACCCAGATAGAGAGTTCTGAGAATAACAGTGGATTGTTAAGCAATCAGCTAGGAGAAGATGGAACtagtgaagtgagaaatggagaTGATATGAATTATGCTTTACCAACTGAAGATGAAGCAAATTCAGGAAACTCAAAGATGGGTCTGAATCTCTCTGTTTTGAGGAATCATTCTCGGGTAAAAAGTGATTTGGTTGACCGTTTACGGACAGTAGAGACAGAAATGCAACCTATGGGATGGTCTGTGTCAACGGATTCCTCTGCTGATGTAGCAATTTACAATGATGAGGCTAATGTTTTTCCTGGTAAACATGAAGAGAACTTGGATGTTCAAATATTGGAACTGAAGTATTCTAAATTGAAAAATGTTTCAAAGCGTGGAAGTAGTGGGAATTTAAGCTTTGGGAAACTGGCGAAAAGTTCTTCAATAGGGCATGCATTGCAAAAGGGACCTATTTCAATGAAAAGGTCCTTTTCATCTAGTGGGAAGTCGTCATCATGCAGACATAGCAGAAGCCAGGATTCTATCCTTCCGTTGTGA
- the LOC110632475 gene encoding transcription factor bHLH94, producing MVGKMALETVVFQQDLFGFGCRDIYTSLGGAGEDEEAYNETLSGFNSNHWDSSPFSMGPNNVKDSDTNSSFQENCAGDGFFTGGFSAAGTSGRRKRKRSISVKNQKEVEHQRMTHINVERNRRKQMNDYLAVLRSMMPASYVQRGDQASIVGGAINIVKELEQLQQSLEAHKRIKKESSDSRDFSRLFSEFFTFPQYSTRSTTTAEDHDQSSMAAKRQSISAEVEVTMIESHANLKILTRRHPKQLLKMVVGLYSHCLSILHLNVTSVDQMVLYSFSVKVEEECQLTSVNEIAAAVYEMVARMQKEAISNLSCDC from the exons ATGGTTGGTAAAATGGCCTTAGAAACTGTGGTGTTCCAACAAGACCTATTTGGTTTTGGTTGCAGAGATATCTACACTTCTCTTGGAGGAGCTGGAGAAGACGAAGAAGCTTATAATGAAACTCTGTCTGGTTTCAATTCAAATCACTGGGATTCTTCACCGTTTTCAATGGGGCCTAATAATGTGAAAGACAGCGACACAAACTCTTCCTTTCAAGAAAACTGCGCTGGTGATGGATTTTTCACCGGAGGATTTTCTGCAGCCGGAACTAGTGGCCGGCGAAAGAGAAAACGTAGCATAAGTGTCAAGAACCAGAAAGAAGTTGAGCATCAGAGAATGACACACATTAACGTGGAACGCAATCGGAGAAAACAAATGAATGACTATCTTGCTGTGCTTCGGTCCATGATGCCTGCCTCTTACGTTCAAAGG GGAGACCAGGCATCAATCGTAGGGGGAGCCATTAACATTGTAAAGGAGCTAGAGCAACTCCAGCAATCCCTTGAAGCCCACAAGAGAATCAAGAAAGAATCATCAGACAGTCGTGATTTTTCCCGTCTCTTCTCAGAATTTTTTACCTTCCCTCAGTATTCAACCCGTTCAACAACAACAGCAGAAGATCATGATCAGTCATCAATGGCGGCCAAGAGGCAATCGATCTCTGCAGAAGTTGAAGTGACAATGATAGAAAGCCATGCGAATCTCAAAATACTAACAAGACGACACCCAAAACAGCTATTGAAGATGGTGGTTGGGTTGTACTCTCATTGCCTTAGTATTCTTCATCTAAATGTTACAAGTGTTGATCAAATGGTACTCTATTCTTTTAGTGTTAAG GTTGAAGAAGAGTGTCAACTGACTTCTGTCAATGAGATTGCAGCTGCTGTGTATGAGATGGTGGCTAGGATGCAAAAGGAGGCTATTTCTAATTTGTCATGTGATTGTTAA
- the LOC110632491 gene encoding ATP-dependent RNA helicase DEAH12, chloroplastic, whose translation MSCRQFPSSYKCSSRPPPHYLKRNHHCCNPRRNNHPPQDSTTTHYVPLNFIIHLQTDPAATVSEKKPDLHSLISECKPSPGRTIFPATGPVIVSLYFREWNHTLAFITNLWDLRLRGVHTLNPKLQSNVVVPSDIEELQQSLKTLFINHVNELVNGELVDKWQQKLSQKCDEIADVSRCLKRRNRLGVYNELSERKKRLVVERNLMGRRVREFKAAMSCILGYLEGGGELGDEEEDGGVQVFTLEGDFDWERIHRLVLREIRRLEDGLPIYSHRQEILRKICGKQVIVLVGETGSGKSTQLVQFLADSGIAANESIICIQPRKIAAISIADRVREESIGCYEDNSIISLPTFSSTRQIDSKVVYMTDHCLLQYCMNDRSLSGISCVIVDEAHERSLNTDLLLAVIKGLLLQRFDLRLVIMSATADANQLSDYFFGCEIVHVVGRNFPVDVRYIPYTIEETASGIVAPYVFEAVRMTMEVHKTEKEGTILAFLTSQMEVEWACEEFETPSAVALPLHGKLSGEEQHRIFENYPGKRKVIFATNLAETSLTIPGVKYVVDSGMVKESKFDPVSGMNVLRVCRINQSSALQRAGRAGRTGPGICYRLYSEHDYDSMSLNQEPEIRRVHLGVAVLRVLALGVRNIQDFDFVDAPSAFAIDMATRNLVQLGAITKKNDVYELTEEGCYLVKLGIEPCRGKLILSCFHHGLGKEGIVLAAVMANSSSIFCRVGNDDNKLKADCLKVQFCHHNGDLFTLLCVYREWESLPRDRRNKWCWENSINAKTMRRCQESVKELEICLEKELHVTIPTDWHWNPHKSSEHDKNLKQAILSALAENVAMYSGCDKLGYQVALTGKHVQLHPSCSLLIFGDKPSWVVFGELLSTFSQYLVCVTAFDFESLCMIFPPPLFDALKMESQKLQVKVMTGFGNTLLKKLCGKSNNNLLSLVSGIQSACEDEQIVVEVNVHQNEILLFATSEHMEKVFSLVKEAVEYEQKRLRNECMEKCLYHGVGVSPSVALFGAGAEIKHLELESRCLTVDIFLFSSNTVHDRELLMFLEKFVSGGICAVHKSTGFGQDGDVKDKWGKVTFLTPDAARKAAQLKEMEFSGSLLKVLPSQTTFESDHKMFSFPAVKAKVYWPRRCSKGFAVVKCDMHDVESMMCDFSIISIRGKNIRCEVSRKSPDSIIISRIDRELFEDDVLDVLRGATRRRILGFFIVRGDAVENPARGACEEALLREISSFMPKSNPHTSCCRVQVLLPEPKDAFMRALITFDGRLHMEAAKALEHMEGKVLPGCLSWQKIKCQQLFHTSLSCSASVYFAIEKELNSLLASFKHLKGVEFSLEKNENSSYRVRISANATRTVAELRRPLEELMKGRIINHASLTPTILTHLFSRQGINLMKSIQRETKTYILFDRWNFKLRIFGSSDNVAFAQQKLIQSLLTYHESRRLEIHLRGGTLPPDMMKKVVKKFGPDLYGLKERVPEAEFTLSTRGHVIYIHGSTESKQKVEEIIFEIAQTSADSAETLDDEATCPICLCEVEDGYRLEDCGHLFCRFCLMEQFESAVKNLDSFPIGCAREGCRALILLSDIRCLLSGEKMEELFRASVGSFVASSGGTYRFCPTPDCPSVYRVAGPETSKPFVCGACFAETCTGCHLEHHPYLSCERYAAFKEDPDLSLKEWCRGRESVKNCPVCGYTIEKVDGCNHVVCKCGRHICWVCLESFNSGPDCYGHLTAVHGAISF comes from the exons ATGTCATGCCGGCAGTTCCCTTCGTCGTACAAGTGCTCGTCACGACCACCGCCCCACTACCTAAAACGCAACCACCATTGCTGTAATCCCCGCCGTAACAATCACCCACCGCAGGATTCCACCACCACCCATTATGTTCCTCTTAACTTCATTATCCACCTCCAAACCGACCCCGCGGCTACTGTTTCCGAAAAGAAGCCTGACCTTCACTCTCTCATCTCCGAATGCAAACCATCTCCTGGGCGCACCATCTTTCCTGCCACAGGTCCGGTAATAGTCTCCTTGTATTTCCGGGAATGGAACCATACTCTCGCCTTCATCACCAACCTGTGGGACCTTCGGCTTCGTGGGGTACACACCTTGAACCCGAAACTCCAATCCAACGTCGTCGTTCCCTCAGATATTGAGGAGCTGCAACAAAGCCTCAAAACCCTGTTTATCAACCACGTAAATGAGTTAGTCAACGGTGAGTTAGTTGATAAATGGCAACAGAAACTATCCCAGAAATGTGACGAGATCGCTGACGTGTCGCGTTGTCTTAAGAGGCGTAATCGACTAGGAGTGTATAACGAACTGAGCGAAAGGAAGAAGAGGCTGGTGGTGGAGAGGAATTTGATGGGAAGGAGAGTGAGGGAATTTAAGGCAGCTATGAGTTGTATTTTGGGATATCTCGAAGGGGGCGGAGAGCTAGGGGACGAGGAGGAGGATGGAGGTGTGCAGGTGTTCACGTTGGAGGGGGATTTTGATTGGGAACGCATTCATAGActagttttgagggaaattagAAGACTGGAGGATGGTCTGCCCATTTACTCGCATAGGCAGGAAATTCTGAGGAAAATTTGTGGCAAGCAG GTAATTGTATTAGTCGGGGAGACTGGTTCGGGAAAAAGTACACAGTTGGTCCAATTTCTTGCTGATTCAGGAATCGCTGCCAATGAATCAATCATATGTATTCAACCCCGCAAGATCGCAGCCATCTCAATTGCAGACAGGGTCAGAGAAGAGAGTATAGGTTGCTATGAAGATAATTCAATCATCTCTCTTCCAACATTTTCATCCACTCGTCAGATTGATTCCAAGGTAGTGTACATGACAGATCACTGTTTATTGCAGTACTGTATGAACGACAGGAGTTTATCTGGGATTTCATGCGTCATTGTTGACGAGGCTCATGAAAGAAGCTTGAACACTGACCTTCTTTTGGCAGTGATTAAAGGTTTACTCCTCCAGAGGTTTGATTTAAGGCTTGTAATAATGTCTGCAACAGCTGATGCAAACCAGCTGTCAGATTACTTTTTTGGGTGTGAAATTGTTCATGTGGTAGGTAGAAACTTTCCAGTAGATGTTAGGTATATCCCTTATACCATAGAGGAAACTGCTTCTGGTATTGTTGCTCCATATGTATTTGAGGCTGTGAGGATGACGATGGAGGTTCATAAAACAGAGAAAGAAGGGACCATTCTTGCCTTTCTAACTTCTCAGATGGAAGTAGAATGGGCTTGTGAGGAATTTGAAACTCCCTCTGCAGTTGCATTACCCTTACATGGAAAGCTTTCTGGTGAAGAGCAACATCGTATTTTCGAAAATTATCCTGGGAAAAGAAAAGTTATATTTGCCACTAATCTTGCAGAGACTTCACTTACAATTCCTGGGGTCAAGTATGTGGTTGACTCTGGCATGGTCAAAGAGAGTAAATTTGATCCAGTCAGTGGCATGAATGTGCTCAGAGTTTGCAGGATTAACCAGAGTTCTGCTTTGCAAAGAGCTGGTCGTGCTGGGAGAACAGGACCTGGAATATGTTATAGACTCTATTCAGAACATGATTATGACTCGATGTCTCTCAATCAGGAACCTGAGATTCGGAGAGTTCATCTTGGTGTCGCGGTTCTGAGGGTACTTGCTTTGGGAGTCAGAAACATACAGGACTTTGATTTTGTTGATGCTCCTTCTGCCTTTGCTATTGACATGGCCACTAGGAACCTTGTTCAGCTAGGTGCCATCACGAAGAAAAATGATGTTTATGAATTAACTGAGGAAGGTTGCTACTTGGTTAAATTGGGTATTGAGCCTTGCCGTGGCAAGCTCATTCTCAGTTGCTTTCATCATGGCTTGGGCAAAGAGGGCATTGTTCTTGCTGCTGTAATGGCAAATTCCAGTAGCATATTTTGCAGAGTTGGTAACGATGATAATAAGCTAAAAGCTGATTGTCTTAAGGTGCAGTTTTGCCATCACAATGGTGACCTTTTCACTCTTCTCTGTGTGTATAGGGAGTGGGAGTCTCTGCCTAGGGACAGAAGAAATAAATGGTGTTGGGAAAATAGCATTAATGCCAAAACCATGCGGAGATGCCAAGAAAGTGTGAAGGAACTGGAAATTTGCCTTGAAAAGGAGCTTCATGTTACTATTCCAACAGACTGGCATTGGAATCCTCATAAGTCTAGTGAGCATGATAAAAATTTGAAACAGGCCATACTCTCTGCACTTGCAGAAAATGTAGCCATGTACTCAGGTTGTGATAAACTTGGTTATCAAGTGGCATTGACTGGAAAGCATGTTCAGCTACATCCATCATGTTCATTGCTAATATTTGGTGATAAGCCAAGTTGGGTTGTTTTTGGTGAACTACTATCCACATTTAGTCAATATTTGGTCTGTGTTACTGCTTTTGACTTCGAATCATTGTGTATGATTTTTCCTCCTCCCTTGTTTGATGCCCTTAAGATGGAAAGTCAAAAGTTGCAAGTGAAGGTTATGACAGGTTTTGGCAATACTCTGCTCAAAAAGTTATGTGGGAAATCTAACAATAATCTTCTATCTCTTGTATCAGGAATTCAGAGTGCCTGTGAGGATGAGCAGATTGTTGTTGAGGTAAATGTTCATCAGAATGAGATTCTCTTATTTGCCACCTCAGAACACATGGAAAAGGTGTTCAGCCTTGTAAAAGAAGCTGTGGAGTATGAGCAAAAACGGTTGCGTAATGAATGCATGGAGAAATGTTTGTATCATGGAGTAGGGGTCTCGCCTTCTGTGGCACTTTTTGGAGCTGGTGCTGAGATAAAGCATTTGGAACTTGAAAGTAGATGTTTGACTGTTGATATATTTCTTTTTAGTTCAAATACAGTTCATGATAGGGAGCTTTTGATGTTTCTTGAGAAATTTGTTTCTGGAGGTATTTGTGCTGTCCACAAATCTACAGGCTTTGGACAAGATGGTGATGTAAAGGATAAGTGGGGCAAGGTAACATTTCTTACTCCTGATGCTGCTAGAAAAGCTGCTCAGCTGAAAGAAATGGAATTCAGTGGCTCCTTACTGAAGGTACTGCCATCGCAAACAACCTTTGAAAGTGATCATAAAATGTTTTCATTCCCTGCTGTCAAAGCAAAGGTTTATTGGCCTCGTAGGTGCAGCAAAGGGTTTGCAGTTGTTAAATGTGATATGCATGATGTTGAATCCATGATGTGTGATTTCTCTATTATATCAATAAGAGGAAAGAATATTCGgtgtgaagttagtagaaaaagtCCAGATTCTATTATTATAAGCAGAATTGATAGAGAACTTTTTGAAGATGATGTTTTAGATGTATTAAGGGGGGCTACAAGGAGGAGAATCCTGGGTTTTTTCATTGTGAGGGGAGATGCTGTAGAAAATCCTGCGCGGGGTGCTTGTGAAGAAGCGCTTCTAAGAGAAATATCTTCCTTTATGCCTAAAAGCAATCCTCACACTAGCTGTTGCAGAGTCCAAGTCTTACTACCTGAACCCAAGGATGCTTTTATGAGAGCTTTGATCACCTTTGATGGAAGATTACATATGGAGGCAGCAAAGGCCTTGGAGCATATGGAAGGGAAAGTGTTACCTGGATGTCTTTCTTGGCAGAAAATAAAGTGCCAGCAGTTGTTTCATACCTCACTTTCCTGCTCAGCATCTGTCTATTTTGCAATTGAGAAGGAACTGAATTCTCTCCTTGCAAGCTTCAAGCATCTGAAGG GTGTAGAATTCAGTCTAGAAAAGAATGAAAATAGTTCCTACCGGGTAAGAATATCTGCCAATGCCACAAGAACTGTTGCAGAGCTGAGAAGACCTTTGGAAGAGCTCATGAAAGGACGAATAATAAATCATGCGAGCCTCACTCCCACTATTTTAACACATTTGTTCTCCAGACAGGGTATCAATCTGATGAAGTCAATACAGAGGGAAACTAAAACATACATCTTATTTGACAGATGGAACTTCAAACTAAGGATCTTTGGTTCTTCAGACAATGTTGCTTTTGCCCAGCAGAAGTTGATTCAATCCCTTCTGACATACCATGAGAGCAGGCGACTTGAGATTCATCTCAGAGGTGGAACTCTGCCTCCTGATATGATGAAGAAAGTAGTTAAGAAGTTTGGCCCAGACCTTTATGGGCTCAAAGAGAGGGTACCTGAGGCAGAGTTTACACTTAGCACCCGTGGCCACGTTATCTATATTCACGGAAGCACGGAATCGAAGCAAAAAGTggaagaaataatttttgagattgcACAGACAAGTGCTGATTCAGCTGAGACACTTGATGATGAAGCTACCTGTCCCATTTGCTTGTGTGAAGTTGAGGATGGTTACCGGCTTGAAGACTGTGGACATTTGTTTTGTCGATTTTGCTTGATGGAACAATTTGAATCAGCCGTAAAAAACTTGGATAGTTTCCCAATAGGCTGTGCCCGTGAGGGCTGTAGGGCTCTCATATTGCTTTCAGATATCAGGTGTCTGTTGTCTGGTGAGAAGATGGAGGAACTCTTTAGGGCTTCTGTGGGGTCATTTGTAGCATCAAGTGGGGGAACCTACAGGTTTTGCCCAACTCCTGACTGCCCTTCTGTATATCGAGTTGCTGGTCCTGAGACATCTAAACCATTTGTCTGTGGAGCGTGTTTTGCAGAAACTTGTACTGGGTGCCATTTGGAGCATCATCCATACCTTTCATGTGAGAGGTATGCAGCATTCAAGGAAGATCCCGACTTGTCATTGAAGGAGTGGTGCAGGGGAAGAGAGAGCGTGAAAAACTGCCCGGTTTGTGGCTATACAATTGAAAAGGTCGATGGCTGCAACCATGTTGTTTGCAAGTGCGGGAGGCATATCTGCTGGGTCTGTTTAGAGTCCTTTAACAGTGGTCCTGACTGCTATGGCCACTTGACTGCTGTACATGGGGCCATAAGCTTTTAG